A single window of Anomaloglossus baeobatrachus isolate aAnoBae1 chromosome 9, aAnoBae1.hap1, whole genome shotgun sequence DNA harbors:
- the GPR173 gene encoding putative G-protein coupled receptor 173, producing the protein MANGSESEELSGSLTQSTAISTHLKLVLLGFIICASLAGNLLVSLLVLKDRSLHKAPYYFLLDLCLADAVRSSACFPFVLLSIRNGSAWAYSLLSCKVVAFMAVLFCFHASFMLFCISVTRYMAIAHHRFYSKRMTLWTCIAVICMVWTLSVAMAFPPVFDVGTYKFIREEDQCIFEHRYFKANDTLGFMLMLAVLIVATHIVYAKLLLFEYRHRKMKPVQMVPAISQNWTFHGPGATGQAAANWIAGFGRGPMPPTLLGIRQNTHTANRRLLGMDEFKSEKRLGRMFYGITLSFLVLWSPYIVACYWRVFVKTCSIPHRYLSTAVWMTFTQAGVNPIMCFLLNKDLKSCLQLHIPCWRTKALLPREPYCVM; encoded by the coding sequence ATGGCTAATGGCAGTGAGTCTGAGGAGCTGTCTGGCTCTCTTACCCAGTCAACAGCAATCTCTACCCATCTCAAACTGGTGTTACTGGGTTTCATTATATGTGCCAGTCTGGCAGGCAACCTACTGGTTTCACTGCTAGTTCTAAAAGACCGCTCCTTGCACAAGGCTCCTTACTACTTCTTGTTGGATCTCTGCCTTGCTGATGCCGTCAGATCATCCGCCTGTTTTCCATTTGTCCTACTTTCCATCCGCAACGGTTCAGCCTGGGCCTACAGCCTATTAAGCTGCAAGGTTGTGGCGTTCATGGCCGTTCTTTTTTGCTTTCATGCCTCATTCATGCTTTTCTGCATCAGTGTTACTCGCTACATGGCCATTGCCCATCACCGGTTCTATTCCAAGAGAATGACGCTTTGGACGTGCATTGCAGTAATCTGCATGGTCTGGACACTCTCAGTCGCTATGGCCTTTCCACCAGTCTTTGACGTGGGCACTTACAAATTCATCCGTGAAGAGGACCAGTGCATATTTGAGCATCGATACTTCAAAGCCAATGACACCCTTGGATTTATGCTCATGTTGGCGGTGCTCATCGTTGCCACTCATATTGTCTATGCCAAACTACTCCTCTTTGAGTACCGCCATCGCAAAATGAAGCCTGTGCAGATGGTGCCAGCCATCAGCCAAAACTGGACATTCCATGGGCCAGGAGCTACAGGGCAGGCGGCCGCCAACTGGATTGCTGGATTTGGAAGGGGGCCAATGCCACCGACTTTACTGGGTATACGTCAAAACACCCACACTGCCAACAGGCGTCTACTGGGGATGGATGAGTTTAAAAGTGAGAAGAGGTTGGGTCGGATGTTTTATGGAATAACCCTGAGCTTTTTGGTGCTTTGGTCACCCTATATTGTGGCCTGTTACTGGAGGGTGTTCGTCAAAACCTGTAGCATCCCTCATCGCTACTTGTCCACCGCGGTGTGGATGACTTTCACTCAGGCTGGGGTAAACCCTATAATGTGTTTCCTACTCAATAAAGACCTGAAAAGCTGTCTGCAGCTCCACATCCCCTGCTGGAGGACGAAAGCCTTGTTACCCAGGGAGCCTTACTGTGTGATGTAA